ATTTccccaataataataataataataataataataataataataataataataataataataataataatagatagcATTAAgccattaattaatatttttaacaagtCGTCGTCAATCGTCATTGCTGGCGCATGAAAAAAGTTATATAAGAACCTATTCCGTTCCACCCACTCCAATGACTCCATCATCATAACCATTTCATAAAATCAGTAGATCCAATGGCAACAGTAGCGTAATTTCATTCTCTTTAATCCTTTTCATGTACTCTTTAATTTGTTACTTCTGTGCCTGTTCATCCTGATAGATTGAATTGTTCTTTTTTCTGTACAAGTGTGCAAGAAATTCGACCTCCCACTCTGTCTGCAACCTCAGACCCACCACCTATCTTTGATGGAACTACCAGGTTGTACATCAGTTATTCATGCCCTTTTGCGCAGCGCgtatggatcactaggaactaCAAGGTTTACTTTGCTTTCTGTTCATGATTTCTTCATGCTAACCTCTTTTTATGACTATCATTTTGATGTATTCCTTGATAgcgtaaaatattttaaaagaaaatttggtcCATTTTTGAAGCAGGCAAtacctaattaaatatatttgtatgacactaaaattaaattctaaaagtaATTTAAGTCAACTTGAGTTGGTCATGTATtcagtttacttgtctttttaGATAAATGTCAAAAGGTTAAAATTTCACTTATAACTCATTGTTCAGTAGTAGATccttaaacaaaatttaaatatgtaatTTGAAATTTGAGTATTTATTTTACTCTTTCTTATTTAAACTTCGTCAGGGATTACAAGAAAAGATCAAATTAGTTCCTATTGACCTTCAGAACAAGCCTGCTTGGTATAAAGAGAAGGTCCACCCAGAAGGCAAGGTACGTAGGAAACAATTTACAATATGATAACTGCTCATATTAAAACGTCTCTCTGTAAATATGAAAACTAAAAACCAAAAGATCATTTGACatgtttgatttaattacttaaCATAATACATATCAACATTAAGATTTTTACATGAAAATATATTCTAACAATAATGTAAAATTGACCAAACTATCTGATTAACTGATTGATGCTCCTAATTATATTGTATAGGTGCCATCTCTTGAACATGACGGCAAGATTTTGGTAGAGAGTATTGACTTGATCAAATACATAGATGTCAATTTCGAAGGACCATCTCTATATCCTAATGTAAGAAATCAAATCCCTTCTATTCTGTGACCTGTTTTCTTAAGTTGgaaaatatactaataatataagacattatatattatttcagGATCCTACCAAGAAGGAATTTGGTGAGGAGCTAATTAAGTATGTCGATATTTTTACCAAAGAGATGTTTGGATCATTCAAAGGCGACCCTGTAACGCAAACAAGTAATATAAGAACAATATGTGTTTCTGAATTACTAGAATAAGAATGATacacatttttatattatttttcatttgaatTAGGTGCTACATATGACTACCTGGAGAATGCTCTTGGTAAATATGAAGATGGCCCATTTTTCCTTGGTGAATTTAGCTTGGTAAATTGAAtcaaacttgaaaaaaaatcaaatcaaatcaaatactaCTATTATTGTTCCTTTTTATCTAGCAgcattatttttgggtaatgcTACACAAAAGAGTGAAGTCTTAGTGAAaagtaaagttttttttttagtaaaaaaaaaaggcataaaaaaatttattatgtacTATGAATCATGTatacattttttataaatttagtaaaactCTTCACTCTTTATCTAATTCTATACTTcaccaaaatttattattatttttatgtacaaattaatttgataagCTTTGAAATATTTGATGAATGATGTTAATAATGAATCATCAGGTGGACATTGCCTATATCACATTTGTTGAGAGGTTCCAACTTGTGTCATCAGAGATTTACAAGCATGACATCACTGCTGGAAGGCCTAAACTAGCTACATGGATTGAGGTAAATCCAACTGCCATTTTAATCCGGttagaaattattattattattattattattattattattattattattattattattattattattattttttagctaACAGgtcaaactttttttttcctcttctttttctttttgcaggAGGTAAACAAGAATAATGCATATAAGCAGACAAAACCTGAAAATCCACAAGAGTTCGTTGACTTTGTCAAGAAGCGTTTCTTGGTactgtatatgtatatatataatataaactaaaaaatagttatacatggatatgtttatatataatcaaatttcTTTTAAGTTTTGATGGTTTGGTTTCCTTGTTTTTTTCTAAGTTAACTGTAAATATTGCTGTAATGCAGGGGCAGTAGAAAACATGAGATGGCAACAGGTGTTTGAGAACTGAGAGGGGCATGCAATATGAGTAATAATGTTTGTGCACTATCTGAATGTGTAATAATGTTTCTGTAACAGTGTATAATGTATTGTATAAGTGTAAACACTAAACAATATATCGAATCATATGctatataagaatttaatgTTTCTCCTCAGTTTCAATGTTTCATGCATGGTTTCTAGTTTCATATTCatattataaaaaacaaaaatgcattattaattatatatattgatattgataatcAGCAATTCAAGAACGAATATTCCAACAGCAAGGAGCTTCTTTTATCAGAAATTTTTGGGGCgagttttttgttttaactATTACCGTATTTTTATAAGATAAGATTGAGCTTGTATTTGTCAgaaatattttgataattaatctctttctttttctacccAAGTAATATGTTGGTGGGAATAATGGAAATGAGAGGGGAAAATGAAAAATGATTGACGATGTGGGAGGGATCATACACAGTGtagtagttatttatttatttgttttagttttcATGGTATTTCtcagtatataaaaaattaatccgTTCAAATCTGAATTTCATTTAAAGGCTTAGTACCGACTAATAAATTGTTGAATACACAAGGCACGATTCAAATATCACACTTGTTTAAGCGAATGAATAAGTTAGCTACTCGACTAACTCAAATTGGttattatctcttttttttttctgaatgaataTAATACTagttctttttataattttttgttctaaCTTTTTATTCTTCATACAAATTCTGCAGCATTTGTTTCTTGCCGTGAAAGCTACTCCAAAAATCTCTATAAGCTTGAGACATGATAAATAGGATAAGCTTTATTTATGTGAGATAGTGATCTTGGAACCAATTAATTATGGAATTTATACTTACATTCAATGAAAGCACCTACTTTTAAATATGTTCAAATTTAAAGGTGACGTTCTCACATATGTCAAAgataaaatcataaaccatgCCACTTGTTTAAAAGAAACACTTTCTCTAATATAGCTCTTTGATCCTTGCTCTGTTTTTCTGTTGAGAGTTGTTATGTTGTTCTTGCTACTGGTTTGTTACTCTATTGCTGACTTGTGTTCTTGAGGTCTTGGCTTCCTTCCGTGGTTGCTGACTTGCtgggttttatttttatttttattttttgttgtaatGTTATTAACTTATTACTGTGTTAAATATTAATCACGATTCACGAAGCATTTACCGATAGAGTTATTCTTCGCATACAAGCGATTAAAGCTTGTAAACCTTACAAGTTCAATTAAAACTAACTCAAAACGCGCTTCGAaccattcttcttcctttttgtcttctccttcttttttttttcgttttttgtcttctctttctccttcttcttcttcttgctgcacattcttcttcctcttactcttcttcttctttttttcttttgtttctgcacgttcttcttccttgtcttcctctttttcttcttcttcatttacattattttttctctgttttctcgttttttttttcgatttttcatggtgaaatcgtttttgaagaagaagaagcagcagaagatgaggaggagaaagagaaagagttctgaattatgcatcaGATGTACTTCAatgaattttgggtgtatttcttaaatcctttgggtgtaatTTTGTAATCTTttaggtgtatttctgtaatcctttgggtgtattcctATAATCGTTTTGGATGAATTCCTGTaactgtttgggtgtatttctgtaatcgtttgggtgtatttctgaagtttcaTTATCTTTAaaaggattatagaaatacacccaaaggattacgaaaatacacccaaaagatttaagaaatacacccaaaattcgttgcataattcagaactctttctctttctcctcatcttctgctgcttcttcttcctcaaaatgatttcaaaacttaatttcagaaaccatgaaaatcgaaaaaaaaacgaagaagaagaagaggaagaaaagaggaagaggaagaagaagaaccgtTCTGAGTGTAGCGCTTTGAAAACaggaaaatcgaaaaaaaaaacgaagaagaagaagaggaagaggaagaggaagaagaagaagaaccgttTTGAGTGTAGCGTTTTGAAAACAGAAAACAGTTGAATAACGCATTAAAAGGCCCGGATGTGTAacaacttgtaagacttgtaagttaaaaagacttgtatgtgtagcactcCTCTTAGCGATAACAATGCATAACAAATGCGTTTGGGGATAATTAATTTGGCTGATAATCTTCTTGTTTACTGATAGTCAATTGCAAACCTTTTTTAATGTTACGTGAAAAACATATTTGACTTAGAGATATGTTGTTTTACAAAATAGTgaatagaaaattagaaaattaatgtTTGTTCATAATTTTGGAGGAAGAGGAATtaatataatagaaaaatactTGACAAAAAAGgtgaaaagattaaaaaatattttaaaatttcttttgatgtagaataaaattatattttttgtatttatttatttattttaataaagttttaaaaatcAGTTTGAACCGGTGGATCGGACCGGTCGAACTGAGAACGGACAAAGAAAGTGATTTGACTAATACAATAGACATAACTGCCGGTTTTAAAAAACTGTTTTCCGACTGTCGAACCGGCCGGTTTTCACATTCTGAggaaaacgacgccgtttcgtTCATGAGAAAAAAGGATAACCCTAATTCAGCGGTCAGCAGTGAGACTCACTACTCAGCATCTCCGAGGCTGCTATTCCCAGTACGATCGTCTCCGACAGTGCTCGAAGCCGCCGTCCCCACTGCAAGTCGTCTCGCGTCGTTCCTCCGTCGCGCAGCCGCTGTTCCGCCGCGCCGGCTCTGTTCCACCTCATTCCAGCCCTTCTCTGCACCAGTTCCCCCACGCCCCACCCTCCTCTGCTCCAGTTCCGCCGTGCACCACCCTCCTCGGCTCCAGTTCCGTAGCGGTCCGGACGACCTCTTCTCCAGTTCTACCGCATCCAGTCTTCCGTCTGCTCCCTTACCTCTGTGCTCTAGAAGGTATTTTTACTGTTATTGTTGTTTTAATTGGTATAGGATTGTTAATCtgtgattttttcttcttcaattattgttattattaatttggtTTAGGATTGTTAATGATGTTATTGATTCTGTTATGCTTACTCTTGAATGTTAATGTAGTTCCTGTTTTTCTGAACAATGAAATCGTCAGTTTGGCATTT
This portion of the Arachis duranensis cultivar V14167 chromosome 6, aradu.V14167.gnm2.J7QH, whole genome shotgun sequence genome encodes:
- the LOC107493367 gene encoding glutathione S-transferase L3 produces the protein MATVAVQEIRPPTLSATSDPPPIFDGTTRLYISYSCPFAQRVWITRNYKGLQEKIKLVPIDLQNKPAWYKEKVHPEGKVPSLEHDGKILVESIDLIKYIDVNFEGPSLYPNDPTKKEFGEELIKYVDIFTKEMFGSFKGDPVTQTSATYDYLENALGKYEDGPFFLGEFSLVDIAYITFVERFQLVSSEIYKHDITAGRPKLATWIEEVNKNNAYKQTKPENPQEFVDFVKKRFLGQ